The nucleotide sequence GGTGGAGAAGCAGCACGATGGAGAAATGTTTGCTCTCTACGAAGTCAGTTTTTCCTAATAAAAAACCTAGAGGAGATGCGCTCTAGAACACCGATTCACTAATCGTAGGGGCGAAGCATTCGGGAGTGAAAATCTAGGGTAAGAGCGATAGATTTTCACTCCCGTTTGCTTCGCCCCTACAAGCTAAAAACGCACCACCAAGTATTACTGAATCGGTGTTCTAGGTTTTCTTTGTTGATGTAAGGAGCAATTAGAAGCTATATCTATACTGCTCAACCAAGATGGCGATGTTGTGACGCTGGTATTTCAATCTGGTGAAGGATGAACTGCCGCAGTTACGATCGCAATCAGCCTACTTGTATGAAATCACTACCTGCGCCAAGGAAGGAGGCAGGGGGTGGAGTTCGCTTCGCGCAAAACCCGCATTGCTAAACATCTGTTCGTATTCCGCAAAAGTATAAGCATCGCCGTGAGGAGTAGTAGTAAGCATCACCAAACTGAAACGCGCGGCTTCGGGGGGAGTAACCCGGTCTGAGTTGGGAACTTGTTCCAATGTCACCACCCTACCGTCGGGAGCGATCGCTGCATGAATTTTCTTAAGCAACGTTTCACAGGTTGCCACATCGAAATGATGCAAAAAGTTAGTTAGCAAAGCTAAATCGTAGCCAGTGCCCCAATCAACATCAAAAGCGCTGCCAGGGATAGTACTGTAGCGATCGCCAACCCCCCCCTCTTGAGCGTTTTCTTTTGCTAGCTCCAGCACTCCAGACCAATCTACAGCTACGATTTGGGCATGGGGATTGCGCTTTGCGATCGCAATGCCAAACAAACCGTGACCTGCTGCAATATCAAGCACTTTCAAAGGCTTACTGGCATCGCCGTCTACCAGCTGCGCCATCAATTGTCCCGGAACCGCCATCAAGGGAGCCATAGCCTTAGCAAAGTTTACCCATACGGGATGATCGGGTGCTACCGTTCCCGTGTCTGGTATCGTCGTACCGCCTTTTCGGACGGCGGCAGCAACATCTTTGAATCCATCCACCATCGTCTGGGAAACGAGGAATTCCACTGCGCTACCCATGTACCCAGGACTGTGCTTGACAAGAAACATCGCTGCATCTGGAGTCAGTCCGTAGCGATCGGCTTCCTTAGTCAGAAAGTCGATCGTTACCAAATAGTCGCACAAGATCCGCATCCCTCGTTCTGACGCCGAACACCTTTGCGCTAGTGACGAAACTGTCTGATTGCCTTCGCTAATGGCCGTAAAAACATCCAATTCGATCGCCCCTTTGAGGGCTCCTGTACGCTGGTAAGCCGTGACGGTATTGAAAAAAAGTTCAGGCGTAACTTCTGGGGTCTGGTTGGACATATTAAACTCCGACACTAGGGAAATTATAGCTAGGGGCTAGGGGCTAGGGGAAGAAGGGTCTAAAATCAAGGGTTTGGTGGAATTAAGAACATCCTAACTGACTTTCATCGGTTGCTATATGAGCGCTAAAAATGCAATTAGTCAAATAATTAAACGTAAAACTGCTGATTTTAGAAACCCGGTTTCTCCAAGAAACCGGGTTTCTGAGTTTTCACTTAGGTTCGCGATCGCTATAGCGCCTTTCCTCCCCCTGCCTAATCTCACGCTCTAAGAAATAATTTAGTAGAGTCCTTAAAAGAACGATCGCACCCAAATTTAAAATATCCTGGCGAGTCGGCGCAACAGCCGTGCGTAAGATATCGCTAGCAATAGTAAATTCCAATCCCAACGCCAGCACTCGTCCCAATTGCAGGCGGATTGACTCCGTAGAATCATAATGTTGTCGCGTCCGCGAAAAAAATTGGCGTAAATAAGCACCAATGCCACGGACAACCGCAGTTCCAATAACGATCGCCGCCGCAATTTCTGCCCCTGCTGCTAAATAGCCAACAATAAACTTGATCCATGACTCCAGCGGAGTACTCGACACTTCTGCGTTACCATCTCCTACATCGAGACTCAATAGAAAAACCAAACCAAAAATTAATGTCAGTGGCAGCAGAATATTGATAAGAGAATCAGGTAAAGGCTCTCTTTTCATTTTTTGGACAGACTCTAGCTAAGAAGGGGCAGTTTGGGAACCGCCCCCACTGTGTTTTTGTTTGAAATATGAAAAAGCACCCTGTTTTTCCTTTCCAGCTATAACGGCCTATAGCCACTATCGTGACTGCTAAACTCACGGCTTGCACGAGCTGGATCGGCCCCTTCGTTGCGAACCCGACGGCGCAGATCTCCAACATCTGGAGAAACTTTCACAGCTTCATCGCCGCTGATCTTGCCCATTAACACCAATTCGCAGAGTGCCTGATTTAGCACCTGCATACCATCATCAATGCCATTTTCGATTAAGTGATAGGCTTCGTCGTCATTACCCTTCATCAGGAAGTCCTGCATGGCAGGGGTATTGATTAAGATTTCGTGGGCTGCTGTGCGACGCCCATCTGTTGTTTGCATCAGTATTTGGGCAACCACTGCGACCAAGCAATCAGCGATTTGGATACGCATGGATGGCTGTTCGTCTGGATTGTATATCCCCAGCAATCTGTTAACGGCGTTGATAGCGTTGCGGGTGTGCAACGTTCCAAAGACTAGGTGACCCGTTTGGGCGGCTTTTAAAGCTATGTCAACGGTGATGCGATCGCGCATTTCCCCAATCAGAATCGCATCCGGGTCTTCCCGCAAAGCCGATCGCAGCGCATGATGAAACTCGTGGGTGTGCAAACCCACTTCTCGCTGACTAACCAGGCTTTTTAGGGAAGCGTGAACGAATTCAACCGGATCTTCGATCGTGATGATGTGCTTTGCCAACGATTCATTCATGTGACGAATCATTGCCGCCAGAGTAGTTGATTTACCAGAACCCGTTGGCCCTGTAACTAGAATAAGTCCTTGCTGGCGCTGCACAATCTCTTTAAGGATGGGCGGCAACCCTAACCCCTCAATAGAAGGAACGTCCAAAGGAATCAAGCGCAGAACGATCGCACCACCCAGCAGCGCTTCAAAACAATTCACCCGACAGCGCAAAAAGCCTGGGTAATAAAGGGCTGTGTCCAGTTCCTTTGTTTCTGCAAACTTTTGTCGCTGAGCTGGTGTGAGGATTTCGGCTAGATAGTGTTCAAAAAGTTCGGGCGTCACCTTCTCGTGATTCCCCAGCGCTATCATCTGACCGCGAATTCGATATCTGGGAACTTCTCCAACTCTGATATGAACGTCAGAAGCTTGCTGGGTATGGGCGTGCTTCACCATCCGTTCGATCGAGGGAGACACCGCAGAGGCGTTCCTAGCCTGTCCTGCCTGGACTTGACCTGCGGGTGGCGCTGGTGGCCGATCGGACCCTTGAATCTGAGTTTTCTCCCTTGTTGTTGTATCCTGAACTTGACCTGCTGGTGCAGGTGTTTGGTTAGACCCTTGCAAAGGAGTTCTGAGCCTTGTTCCCCCGTGCATTTCACCAGCTGCTGTTGCCTCGTGAGGTTCTTGAAACCGAGATCTAGATGTTTTTACACCCGACGCTTGACTGGGTGGTGGTTGATTTGTATTCGCAAGAAGATTTCCAGATGTTGTTGACATTTTACATTCTCTATATCAATGGAGGTAGACTGAAACGGATAATGAAATGAGGGCTGGGGACTCTTGGCTGGGGACTGGGAACAGAAAATTTCCCAATTACTAATCACCAACTACCAATCATCAATCACTGATCGCAATTCCGTAAATCTACTTAAATTCTATTTTAGTCAAACAGGCTTGTGGGAATTTATCTAGTCTTTGCAGAAACTTTACAAATTTTTTAGGCTTTACCTACAAAATACAGAGCAGTATGAGCGTGGTGCATCGATTTGCCAACTGGTTAGAAACCCACTGGGTTACCCCTGCTTACAGTGGTTGGGTTTTGGGAGCTTTTTCTATTTGCTTTTTCGGAGCCGCCATCAATACAATGGCAGGATGGCTTTACGTGATTAGCGGCATCAGTTTTGCTTTGTTGGGAATAGCGGCGACTTTGCCAGTACGATCGCTCCAGGGCATTCGACTACAGCGTCTTCCCATAGAACCCGTTAGTTCCGGCGATCGACTAACCGTTGAATTACAAATAGAAAATCAGAGTAAAGAACCTAAGACTCTGCTGCAATTTCAAGACATGATTCCTTTTGTACTGGGTCAGCCAGTGCAAGGAACGATCGAAACTATTCCTCCCCAAGAAAGTTACCGCTGGATTTACTATCACCCCACTCAACGGCGGGGCGTTTATCGGTGGCATACCGTGCAGCTAAGAACTGCAACCCCATTGGGATTGTTTTGGTGTCGCCGACACCGCCAAGTTCCAGCTACAGCAATAGTCTATCCCACTGTCCTACCCCTGACCACCTGCCCTTTGGTAGATGAACTGGGGCAAGAAGATACAGCACAGTTTTATAGTCGCGATCGCAGATCCAAATCCGCCAACGAAAATGTGACGCGATCGCTCAGACCTTACCGCTGGGGCGACCCTATCCGTCTCGTTCACTGGCGAACCAGCGCCCGTTACGGCGAATTGCGAGTGCGCGAGTTAGAAGTCTTCACGGGCGGTCAGGAAGTCGTTATCTGCCTCGACAGCGCTGGCATCTGGCGGCAGGAGGATTTTGAGCAAGCAGTCATTGCCGCCGCTTCTCTGTATTTCTACGCAACCCGGTGTCAATTGAAAGCAAAGCTCTGGACAGCTGGGACTGGTTTATTACACGGTCACCGTGTAGTTCTAGAAGCTTTAGCATCCGTTAACCCAGGGGAAGTACCCGGTACGATTGGCCCACCAAACCAGCCTTTAATCTGGCTCGCTCAAAACTCTGTGGGTTTTAACTCGCTTCCCCCTGGTAGCCGGACAGTCCTGTGGCCCGCAACATCGTCAGCAGAGCAAAAAAACTTAATAAATAGCGATCGCCCCGGCCTTCTAATTGACCCCGAACAACCGCTGCAACCCCAGCTAGGGAAGGGGTCAGGGGCTAGGGGCTAGGGGCTAGGGGGAAGAGAGGAATTTTAGATTTTAGATTTAATTTCAATCTGCCCCTCTGCCCCTCTGCCCCTCTGCCCCTTCTTCCCCCTAGCCCCTAGTCCCTTCCCACAGTACAATTCAAAATAACCAGCTGACCGAGAGAGATAGCGATCGCAATGAACACCACAGAGAACAACACCAAAGCTAACGACCATAGCCTCGAAGCAATGCGGCATTTTTCCGAACAGTACGCCAAACGCACCGGCACATACTTCTGCGTTGACCCTTCAGTAACCGCTGTTGTCATCGAAGGACTCGCCAAGAACAAAGAAGAACTCGGCTCACCCCTTTGTCCCTGTCGCCACTACGAAGACAAAGAAGCAGAAGTAAGTGCCGCTTTCTGGAACTGTCCCTGCGTCCCAATGAGGGAGCGCAAAGAATGCCACTGTATGTTGTTTCTCACCTCAGACAACGACTTTGCCGGTGACAAGCAAGAAATTTCTCTCGAAGAGATCAAAGTTGTCAGAGAAAGCATGGCATGACTGAAGCAGCGCCTCAAGAATTTTGGCAAGGTGTAGAAGAATTTAATAACAGAGAATACTACGCTTGCCACGATACTCTAGAGGCTCTGTGGATGGAGTCCGCAGAGCCTGAAAAGAAGTTTTATCAAGGCGTTTTGCAAATCGCAGTAGCCCTCTATCACCTTGGCAATCACAATTGGCGCGGTGCTGTAACTCTGCTGGGAGAAGGTATCAAAAAATTGCGGTATTACCAGCCAAATTATGCTGATATTGATGTCGATAAATTAGTTGAGGAGAGTGCCGAATTGTTGAGTGCTTTGCAACAAGCTGGTGCAGAAAAAATAGCTGAATTTGTCCAACATTTTGAGACAACAGAAACCTACCCCGGTGGCGACACAACTTTGCAGGTGCCGAAAATAGTTAAAAACATTTCCTAGTCAGGACTTTACTAGGATTAAATTAAGCGATTTACTACCGCTGCTCGATAGTTATAGCGATACGCGCTGGTAGAGTTACAGATTAGAATAGACGACATTGAGCTACACATAGATTCAATTCACTATTTGTAAATACGCCAGCGCGTAGCGCTATATTTTTTGTCCTAACATATTTGACTGTGGCTATAGACATAGATTTGGATTTATCTGCGGTAAAAACAAGTTCCCCTTCGCGGACTTCGTTTGTGTAGCCGCGACTTTAGTCGTTAGGGTGATTCTTCTTAAGCTGAGGCAATATCACAAAATTAGTATTTTGTCAATATAATATTTAGGGCTTCAGTTTTGGCAGGACAGGTTAAACTACCTAGAGAACTATAGCGATAACTTTTCAGTCATAATTATTATCCTGCATACAGATCAACTTCCTACGCTTGCACGATCGATGATGAGAGCCGCTCGATTACCTGATTTATGGCAGCGTCGCCTGGGGTTAGCCTTGATGTTACCGGCTGCTTTGATAAGTGCGATCGCGCTTTTGCCGCCAACCCAAAGCGCCAAAGCCCAAAACGCCGGTGAAGGTCGCGCCCTGAACATCCGCTCCGATATTCAAGAAGCCGATCAAAAAACCGGCGTGATCACAGCACGAGGCAACGTCCAACTATTTTATCCATCCCGCCAAATTCAAGCCACAGCTGCCCAAGCGCAATACTTCAGCAAAGAACGCCGCATCGTCCTCACCGGCAATGTTTACATATTGCAGCAAGGCAACAGCATTCGCGGCGAACAAGTCATCTATCTGATCGATGAAGGGCGATTTGTCGCCGTACCTCAACCCAACCGCCAGGTAGAATCCATTTATATCGTTACCGATACTAATGCCCCAACCCAACCAGCACCGCCCAGAGTTCCTGGCGTGAGAACCGCCCCTCGCTAAAGAAGGGGCTTTCTTGCTAGGCTTCGACGTGACACTTCGGCAAGCTCAGTGCGGAGACGCTCACGCCGAAGTCCGAACGGGGCTAAGGCTAGGGGGAAAAGGAAGTGAAAATTGTCTTAGAAAACATACACAAATCTTATGGTAAGCGCGTCATCGTCAATCGCGTCAACCTCTCTGTAGCCCAAGGAGAAGTAGTCGGCTTGCTTGGGCCTAACGGTGCCGGGAAAACAACAACATTTTACATCGCCACAGGTCTAGAGAAGCCAAATCAAGGTAAAGTTTGGCTTAATGAACTCGACATTACTGAAGCCCCAATGCACCAAAGGGCAAAACTGGGCATTGGATATCTAGCCCAAGAACCCAGTATTTTTCGCAACTTAACGGTGCGGGACAATATTCTGTTGGTGATGGAACAAACCCAAGTACCTCAAAGAAAACGCACAGAGCGTTTAGAGAAATTATTGCAGGAGTTTCGCCTGCAAAAAGTGGCCTACACCAAAGGAATACAAGTTTCTGGGGGGGAAAGGCGGCGAACGGAATTGGCAAGAGCTTTGGCATCTGGGCAGGACGGCCCAAAATTTTTGTTTTTGGATGAACCGTTTGCCGGTGTTGACCCAATTGCTGTAGCGGAAATACAGGAGATGGTGGGGCAATTGCGCGATCGCCAAATGGGTATCTTAATCACAGATCACAACGTCCGCGAAACCTTGGCAATCACAGACCGAGCCTACATTATGCGAGATGGACAAATCCTAGCCTCTGGCAGTGCAGACGAACTTTACAATAATCCCCTTGTGCGGCAGTACTATCTGGGAGATAACTTTCAAGCGTAGCTTAGTTCGTCAATCGAGTTTAGATGAAAGGATGAGAGGATTTTGGATTGATATCGTGTCCGGTTGCATCGTTAGTACATGAGTGATATCGTCAAATTGTCTGTTGTCATCGTTGGTTAAATTTTTACCGCAGATGAAGACTCTGGAACGCAGATAAACGCAGATAAGAATAATCACACGAATTTTTTAGGTAACCGATGCTACCGACATGATATGACTTAAGTGAATTATGAAAATCGTCACCCAGTATAACCCACTCAGATGGCTAACTTTCGGTGTGTCGATCATGGATCGCTACCTAGTCGCCGAATTGCTAGCACCATTTCTGTTTGGGGTATCACTTTTCTCTTCCATTGGGGTGGCTATAGGATCTCTAGAACTGATCCGAAAAATCACAGACGCAGGGCTACCCCTGTCAACTGCGATGAAAGTTTTTCTGTTAAAAATGCCCTATTTCATCGCATTTGCCTTGCCTGCTTCGATGTTGCTGGCCACCTTGATTACTTACATTCGCCTCTCTAGCGACAGCGAACTGATCGCCCTACGCAGCTGTGGCGTTAGTATCTATCGCCTGATTTTGCCTGCGATCGTGATGAGTTTGGTTGTTACAGGCATCACCTTTGCTTTTAACGAATTTGTCGTACCTGCGGCTAATTACGAGGCGAGCGTTATTCTAGACAGCGCGTTGAATGCAGACAGGAAAGATTTTCAGGAAAATAACATCATTTATCCAGAATTTGGCGAAGTAGACCAACCAAATGGCGAAAAAAAGGAAATTTTGAAGCGCTTGTTCTACGCCGAAGAATTCAATGGCGAATTGATGAAAAACCTCACTATAGTCGATCGCTCCAAAACCGGAGTCAATCAAATAGTAGTCTCAGAATCAGCCCGTTGGAATATCGCTGAAAACACCTGGGACTTCTTCAACGGCACTATCTATGTAATATCTGCCGATAGTTCATATCGCAACATTTTGCGGTTTGAACACCACCAACTGCAACTATCCCGCGCTCCGTTAGATTTTGCCCGCAAAGGGCGGAAAGCTGACGATATGAACATTGTACAAGTGCAAGAGCAGCTAAAATTAATCCAGCCAAGCAATGACTACAAAGAGATTCGCAAGCTGAAAGTCCGTCTGCAACAAAAAATAGCCCTACCTTTTGCTTGTCTTGTCTTTGGTTTAGTAGGCGCAGTTTTGGGAACCAAGCCTCAACGAACGAGTAAAGCAACAGGATTTGGCATCAGCGTCTTAATCATTTTTGCTTACTACTTGCTGAGGACGATCGGCGATGCTTTAGGTTTGAGCGGCTTCCTGACTGCTTGGATGGCGGCTTGGTTGCCAAACTTGTTCGGCTTGGGAACGGGAATCTGGCTATTGTTCAGAATCTCGCGCTAGGGGCTAGGGGGAAGAGGGAAGAGGGAAGAGGGAAGAGGGAAAATTTAATTTCAAGTCTAAAATCTAAAATTGCAAAGAGGGGCCGATCGAAGCTATCCTAACTGTAGACACATTCAGTAAATCGTGCTAGGTCAAGCTGCACTCCTGCCATGTCACCTTCTAATCGGCCTCCTGCCCCCCTCCGCTACTTCAAAGCTCGGCTACGGCCTTTATTTTGGCCTATGGTTTGGGGAACAGCAACGATTATATCCCTAGTAGGTTTCTCTACTTGGGCCTACTTCACCCACCCAGAATGGCTGGTTTTCAGCGATGATCGGGAGAATACCAGTCCCATCAATACAGTCGAGCCAACAGTTTCTGATGAAGACAAGGCGATTGGGGCTGACATCGATACCCTGTCGGTGCTGGAAAAAGATTTGGCTAATTCCGAACCCTTCCAAGTTGCCCCAGCAGAAACCGAAAAACAGCAGGGTTTATTTGATGATTTCATCAAACGAAAGGAAGCTGCTGATGCCCAAAAATCATCAGGACAATCAAGCATTACCAATCCATTCGCCATCAAGTCACAAGATCCGCTCAATAACAGCGGGACGCTACCGTCAGGAAACTCCATTACTACACCATCTTCTAACTTAGGCGCGGGAACTACAGCTAATCCTGCGGGTAGCCCTAATTCAGCACCGTTAAGCCCATTGCAGTCAGCACTAGACCGCATAGACGCTGGCAAACAACCAACCCTTCAAAATCCCACTACAGCACCAGCAAGCCCGTTGCAGTCAGCATTAGACCGCTTAAATACTGGCAATACGATCGCCACACCAGCCCCTACAGACAAATTAGGGCAAAACAGCGGCAGCAACCAAACGCCTACACAATCCACTTCAGGTATCCCCGGACAAGTTACTGCACCAGCCCAGCAGTACCCCGGTACGGCGGGTTACTCATCTATCCCCGGACAGAGTTATGGGTCAGCATCTCCAGTTCCAGGTACAACAGGCTATAACGTACCGCCGACTAGCAGTAGCAATCCTCCCAATTCTTACACCTACTTAAATCAACCCCAAGCAGTACCTGGCGTACCACCAGCGGCACAGGTGAGTCCTTCACTGACACCTAGTAACTTAGGTCAATCTCCTTTTCAGAATGCCACCCCTGGCAACGGGTATGCTAACCCAGGATACAATTCTAATTTCGGCAATCCAGCAGCGCAGCCCTCTCAAGTGCAATCGCCCCCTAATTTCTCTGTCCCCCGTGCGATTCCGGGGCAAAACATCGGTGGAGGACAGATCAATACGTTCTCAAATCCCTAATTTAGGCCCCAACACGCCGAGCGAATGTGAACGCAAGTCGGAACGAAAAAACTGTTACTAATACCCTTCATCTTCTTCCGGCTCGTGAGCCATTCCCACAACTTCCCGCCACAACTCCAGAATGCGATCTGTTAAAGAGCCCGATCGCACGCTTTTTATGGCAATTCAAGAGCAAGTATTTAGCCATATTTTTGAAGAAGACCTCGGACAATTTCTCTAGTCCCTATTCCCCATTG is from Argonema galeatum A003/A1 and encodes:
- a CDS encoding ferredoxin thioredoxin reductase catalytic beta subunit; translated protein: MNTTENNTKANDHSLEAMRHFSEQYAKRTGTYFCVDPSVTAVVIEGLAKNKEELGSPLCPCRHYEDKEAEVSAAFWNCPCVPMRERKECHCMLFLTSDNDFAGDKQEISLEEIKVVRESMA
- a CDS encoding DUF309 domain-containing protein, whose product is MTEAAPQEFWQGVEEFNNREYYACHDTLEALWMESAEPEKKFYQGVLQIAVALYHLGNHNWRGAVTLLGEGIKKLRYYQPNYADIDVDKLVEESAELLSALQQAGAEKIAEFVQHFETTETYPGGDTTLQVPKIVKNIS
- a CDS encoding DUF58 domain-containing protein — translated: MSVVHRFANWLETHWVTPAYSGWVLGAFSICFFGAAINTMAGWLYVISGISFALLGIAATLPVRSLQGIRLQRLPIEPVSSGDRLTVELQIENQSKEPKTLLQFQDMIPFVLGQPVQGTIETIPPQESYRWIYYHPTQRRGVYRWHTVQLRTATPLGLFWCRRHRQVPATAIVYPTVLPLTTCPLVDELGQEDTAQFYSRDRRSKSANENVTRSLRPYRWGDPIRLVHWRTSARYGELRVRELEVFTGGQEVVICLDSAGIWRQEDFEQAVIAAASLYFYATRCQLKAKLWTAGTGLLHGHRVVLEALASVNPGEVPGTIGPPNQPLIWLAQNSVGFNSLPPGSRTVLWPATSSAEQKNLINSDRPGLLIDPEQPLQPQLGKGSGARG
- the lptB gene encoding LPS export ABC transporter ATP-binding protein; its protein translation is MKIVLENIHKSYGKRVIVNRVNLSVAQGEVVGLLGPNGAGKTTTFYIATGLEKPNQGKVWLNELDITEAPMHQRAKLGIGYLAQEPSIFRNLTVRDNILLVMEQTQVPQRKRTERLEKLLQEFRLQKVAYTKGIQVSGGERRRTELARALASGQDGPKFLFLDEPFAGVDPIAVAEIQEMVGQLRDRQMGILITDHNVRETLAITDRAYIMRDGQILASGSADELYNNPLVRQYYLGDNFQA
- a CDS encoding LptA/OstA family protein, with amino-acid sequence MMRAARLPDLWQRRLGLALMLPAALISAIALLPPTQSAKAQNAGEGRALNIRSDIQEADQKTGVITARGNVQLFYPSRQIQATAAQAQYFSKERRIVLTGNVYILQQGNSIRGEQVIYLIDEGRFVAVPQPNRQVESIYIVTDTNAPTQPAPPRVPGVRTAPR
- a CDS encoding LptF/LptG family permease — protein: MKIVTQYNPLRWLTFGVSIMDRYLVAELLAPFLFGVSLFSSIGVAIGSLELIRKITDAGLPLSTAMKVFLLKMPYFIAFALPASMLLATLITYIRLSSDSELIALRSCGVSIYRLILPAIVMSLVVTGITFAFNEFVVPAANYEASVILDSALNADRKDFQENNIIYPEFGEVDQPNGEKKEILKRLFYAEEFNGELMKNLTIVDRSKTGVNQIVVSESARWNIAENTWDFFNGTIYVISADSSYRNILRFEHHQLQLSRAPLDFARKGRKADDMNIVQVQEQLKLIQPSNDYKEIRKLKVRLQQKIALPFACLVFGLVGAVLGTKPQRTSKATGFGISVLIIFAYYLLRTIGDALGLSGFLTAWMAAWLPNLFGLGTGIWLLFRISR
- a CDS encoding DUF1622 domain-containing protein, encoding MKREPLPDSLINILLPLTLIFGLVFLLSLDVGDGNAEVSSTPLESWIKFIVGYLAAGAEIAAAIVIGTAVVRGIGAYLRQFFSRTRQHYDSTESIRLQLGRVLALGLEFTIASDILRTAVAPTRQDILNLGAIVLLRTLLNYFLEREIRQGEERRYSDREPK
- a CDS encoding class I SAM-dependent methyltransferase is translated as MSNQTPEVTPELFFNTVTAYQRTGALKGAIELDVFTAISEGNQTVSSLAQRCSASERGMRILCDYLVTIDFLTKEADRYGLTPDAAMFLVKHSPGYMGSAVEFLVSQTMVDGFKDVAAAVRKGGTTIPDTGTVAPDHPVWVNFAKAMAPLMAVPGQLMAQLVDGDASKPLKVLDIAAGHGLFGIAIAKRNPHAQIVAVDWSGVLELAKENAQEGGVGDRYSTIPGSAFDVDWGTGYDLALLTNFLHHFDVATCETLLKKIHAAIAPDGRVVTLEQVPNSDRVTPPEAARFSLVMLTTTPHGDAYTFAEYEQMFSNAGFARSELHPLPPSLAQVVISYK
- a CDS encoding PilT/PilU family type 4a pilus ATPase; this encodes MSTTSGNLLANTNQPPPSQASGVKTSRSRFQEPHEATAAGEMHGGTRLRTPLQGSNQTPAPAGQVQDTTTREKTQIQGSDRPPAPPAGQVQAGQARNASAVSPSIERMVKHAHTQQASDVHIRVGEVPRYRIRGQMIALGNHEKVTPELFEHYLAEILTPAQRQKFAETKELDTALYYPGFLRCRVNCFEALLGGAIVLRLIPLDVPSIEGLGLPPILKEIVQRQQGLILVTGPTGSGKSTTLAAMIRHMNESLAKHIITIEDPVEFVHASLKSLVSQREVGLHTHEFHHALRSALREDPDAILIGEMRDRITVDIALKAAQTGHLVFGTLHTRNAINAVNRLLGIYNPDEQPSMRIQIADCLVAVVAQILMQTTDGRRTAAHEILINTPAMQDFLMKGNDDEAYHLIENGIDDGMQVLNQALCELVLMGKISGDEAVKVSPDVGDLRRRVRNEGADPARASREFSSHDSGYRPL